The DNA region TCTGCCTCTTCTTCCTCAACGTCACCCATCTTTACCTTTGAAATCTCACCGCTCAGCATTTCCAGCGCCATCTTAAAGAGCAAAATTCCGCCGGCTATTGAAAATGCATCGACGCTTGAGCCGAAGAATGAGAATATCCACTGCCCAATGAGAGCAAACACTGTGAGCGTCACTACTACGGTGGTGCCAACTTTCCTCGCCACTTCAATCCTTTCTCTCAGTGAAATCCCATGAGTCACGCTTAAGAATACTGGCACTGCTCCTATGGAATTTGTGATTGCGAATAGACCTGCATACATATATAAAAAGCTCTTCACAATCCCCACGTTCAAAGCTATCACCCTCTGGATTAGCGGGGGCACTGCTTTAAAAAGTTAAGGGTTTAAAAAAGTTCAGAGTTTTAAGACCTTCTTCAGCTCGTTGAAGTCAATCTTAGCGGTCATATCAATGTTTATGGGACTAACGCTAACCTTTCTCTCAACTTTAACCGCGTACATGTCTGTTCCTGGCTCCAGCACTTCTCTAGGACACTGTGTGCCGACTATCCAATAGTATGGGTTGCCCTTAGGGTCTATCCTTTCTTCAATTGAAGGCTGATACATGCGCTTAGCCAGACGTGTAAAGGCTATTTGGGTTTTTTCCGTTGCATCGTAAGGGACATTGACGTTTAGCATTTCCACGCTCCTTGGAAGTCCTTTTTTCAGCACAGCCTTTGCGATCTTCCTTAGGAAAAATTTTGCAGTTTCAAAGTCTATCTCCTCACCGCTGCCAAATTTATGCTTTTCCCTGTTCACTTCTAAGCTTATGGCTATACTTGGCATCCCATGGGTTGCCGCTTCTATTGCTGCACTGGCTGTGCCGGAAATTGTAATCTCGGTGCTCATGTTTTCTCCCAAATTTATGCCGCTTACGACGAGGTCAAACTCTCCAAAGCGAGCTAAAGCGAAAATTATGCAATCCACAGGCATGCCGTCTAAAGCATAAGCTGCCTCAGCACCATCGAGCTTCACATGTTTTGCTCTAAGGGGCCTGTGAAGGGTCATAGCTCTACCGCTTGCGCTCCTTTGGGACATTGGAGCAACAACATATATCTCACCAAGACCTTGAAGGGCTTCAATAGCCGCTTTAATGCCCTTTGAGCGTATTCCATCGTCATTTGTTATCAAAATCTTTGCCATAAACTAAACTTTTCAAGGAAACTTATAAATTTGGTGCCAAAAAGAAAAGATGGGAAAAAATTTAAATCGCCACAGGAACTTCTTTGGAGGGAATCTCCTCCGGAAGAGAGAAGTATGCGACTATCTCCAACACTTTGGCTACGAAAAGGAGCAGTGCTCCAAGACCAAAGACTATTAGAAGGATTGCTCCTATGAAATAGAGAAGTCCGGTGGTTTTGAAGATGCCAACTCCTGTGTGCATCGCAATCAATTTGTAGCTTTCCTTCAGATAATACGCCCCTATGGTGAATACAACCCAAGCGATTAAGATGCCAATGAGTATGCCTCCAATTATCGCACTAATCTCATGGAAACTCTCAACCTCTCTTTCGAATGCTTCCATCCCGCCCTTTGTTAAGATTGTCCCTCCTATCGCTGCTACAACTACAACGATTAAGACAATAAAGGCCCCAATTTTTAGAATAAAGGACATTAAGTATTTTTTGAATATTGATTCATCGTTTACTTCTTCGGAGATACCTTTCACTGCTAGCAGAATTAACACAAAACCAAATAGGCTCAATACCCCGCCTACTCTTGGTATTGCACCTCCTACGAGTGAAAGAATTGCTCCGATACCACCATAAGTTTTTGCTTGGCTTAATGTCATACAAACACCCAGTTAGATTATATCCTCTCTCCTATAATAACTTAGTGCCCAACAAGCTTAAAAACTCCGCATCTCATTTTGCCTTAGGTGAGAGAATGACGTTTTGGACAGCTGAAGACAACGTTGCGGGAGAAAAAGGGGTCACGCTTTATATTATTTTGCCCACCACTGGGTGCTACCGCTATAAAATAGGCCAAGCGTGCTACATGTGCTCTTATCCAAGCGAAGCGCCGAAAATTCCATGGAGCCAAGAGGAGCTTATTGATTACCTCAAAAAAGCCCTCAAGAAGATAGAAGGGAAAGAGGGAAGATTTGCGGTGAGGATTTTCACCTCGGGAAGCTTCTTAGACGACGGTGAAGTTAAACCTTGGGCTAGGAGGGAGATGTTTAAGCTTCTGGCAGAGATGGAGAATGTAAAGGAAATCGTCGTGGAGACGCGCTCCGAGCTCGTTAGATATGAGGCCGTTAGTGAGTTGGCGGAGATTGTTAAAGGCAAGCACTTTGAAGTTGCCTTGGGCTTGGAGACGGCAAATGATGACGTGGCCGATGTGAGCATAAACAAGGGCAACACCTTTGAGCAGTTTGTTAGGGCAAGTGAAATAATACACGAAGCAGGAGCGAAGGTCAAAACTTATGTCCTCCTCAAGTCGAGCTTTTTGAGCGAGCGCCATGCTATAGAGGATGCCAAAGAGACCATAAGGCAAGCCGCTCCATACACTGACACCTTCTCGATTAACATTATGAACATTCAAAAAGGAACCACTTACGAAAGGCTCTGGGAGAAGGGCGAATACAGGCCGCCGTGGCTGTGGAGTGCTGTGGAAGTTTTAAAGTGGGCCAAAAAGACCTACCCACACTTAAGGATTTTAAGCGACCCTGTGGGCGCTGGCTCTAAGAGAGGCCCCCACAACTGCGGTGAGTGCGACAAAGCTGTGGCAAAAGCTATAAGGAACTTTTCAAACACGCAGGACTTAAGATATCTTGAGAATATTGAGCATGGATGCATGGATGAGTGGCGCTACATTGTGAGCGAAGGCCTCTTGGACTGGCAGCTCTTGACCTGGTGACTATTTTAAAGCCTCTGGCGTTATTTTTCTTTCTATTACTGTGAAAGATACGTCTATAAGTATTGCAAGGACTATAGCGGGTAAAGCTCCAGCTAAAATTTTGTCCATGTTGAAGCTCGCCAAACCTTCAAAAACAAGGCTCCCCAAGCCGCCGCTCCCAATTATGGCTGTTAGTATCGCGATGCTGTTTGCTAAAATCGCTGCAAATTTAATTCCCGCAAACATTGCTGGATACGCATGTGGGAAGCGAATGTGCCGTATTATTTGCCATTCCGTCAATCCTAAACCTTTAGCGGCGTCAATCATGGACTCATCGACCTTAGAAAGGCCGATGTATGTGTTTTTGACTATCGGAAGGAGCGCTCTAAGGAAAATGGCGAAAACCGCTGGAGTAAAGCCTATCCCGAGGAGAGGCACCACTATCGCAACCACAGCTAGGCTTGGAATTGCTTGAACGAGGTTTGCAAATGCTATGATAAAGGAGGCAATCTTTCTGCTGCGGAGAGAGATTAAGGCTAAAGGAATCCCTACCCCTATGCTTATGAAGAGTGCGGAGTAAGTAAGGATTAGGTGCTCCCAAGTAGCGCCCAAAATGTTCTCAATGGCTACCATGGAACCTCGCCTCGAGTTTTTTCTCTATTAATGCCGCAAGCCCGTCCAAGGCTATTGCCAGAAAGCCCACCCAGAGGCTGGAAACCAAGATGATGTTTTTATCATAGAGGTGAATCCCTGTTTGAATTGGGGCTCCAAGGCCTCCTGCCGCTATAAGTCCTCCTAAAGTTACAACGCCCATCGTGAAGACTATCGCTATCCTTATTCCTGCAGCAATTAGAGGAAGCGCTAAAGGAAAGCGCACCTTTAAGAGTATCTCCTTCTCAGTTAGGCCAAGTGCTTGGGCCACCTCTATATGGCTCTTACTCACGCTCGTTAAGCCTGTGTAGGTGTTCCTCGCTATTGGCAGAAGGGAGTAAAGGATTGAAGCTATTATCGTGGGCCCTTTTCCTAGTCCCGCTAATGGAAGGAGGAGGACTAACAGTGCTAAAGATGGAATTGTTTCGACGATGTTCAGGAAGTTGAAGGCCAAGTCCGCTAACTTTGGGTTTTTATAGAGGATAAAACCAATTAAAACGCCTAAAATGATTGAAACAAAAAGCGCTATGCCGAACATGGAGAGGTGCTCCACTGTTCTTGCGCCCAAATTTTGGCTTTCCCAAACTTCTAAAAACGTGTTTATCATTTGGACACCTCAAATCAGCCTTAAGAGAACTTCATCTGCGAGGAGCATTCCTATGGGTTTATGGTTTTCAACAACAATGGCTATCGATGCTTTCTCTATCTTCAAGATTTGAAGGGAAGAGGCTAAATTGTCTTTGGAAGTGAAGGAGAGGGCTTCACTAGCTGAATCCCCTAGCTTTCTTTCACCATCTAGCCTCAGGAGGGTTTTAAGCTCGATAATACCTTGATATTCCCCTCTCTCAACGACTATCCCAAATTCTACACCTCTCTCAGTCATGAGATTTATAGCCTCTTTGACCGTTAAGCTCCACTCAAACAGGTATTTTTCTTCGATTGGCCGCATAACATCCCCAACTCTCAGTGTATCCATGTGCTTGAACTTTTTATCAGCGTTCACGAGCTTTGCGACAAACTCATTAGCAGGGTTTAGAACCAGCTCATCAGGTGCCCCCACTTGAATTAATTTTCCATCCTTCATTACCGCTATTCTGTCTCCGAGCTTAAATGCCTCCTCTATGTCGTGGGTTACGAAGATTATCGTCCTGCCGAGCTTTTCTTTAATCTCAAGGAACTCCTCTTGGAGCTGTTTTCTTAAAATCGGGTCTAGTGCTCCAAAGGGCTCGTCCATTAATAGAAGGGGTGGGTCAAGCATGAAAGCCCTCGCCAAGCCTACCCTCTGCTGCTGCCCTCCGCTCAGCTGTCTCGGATAGCGGTTCATAAACTGCTCTGGGGGTAAGTCCACAAGCTCTAAAAGCTCTCTAACACGCCTATCAATCTCTTCATCGCTCCACCCTTCGAGCTTCGCCAAAAGCCCTATATTGCCTCTAACCGTCATATGGGGGAACAGTCCTATTTGCTGGATTGCATAGCCTATGTTCCTTCTAAGCTCTATGGGGTTGAAACTCATGATATTCTGCCCGTTTATTGTAATCTCCCCTTCATCGAGTTCAACCAGCCGATTTATCATCCTTAAAGTGGTTGTCTTTCCGGAACCACTTGGCCCAATGAGAATTAGCAATTCCCCACCAACTACCTCTAAATCAACGTGATCAACTGCCACAAAATCCCCATACCTTTTGGTGACGCCGTTAAGCTCCACCTTCTCTATTTTATCAAAGAGCCTCATAAAACCACCCCAAAAAAGAAAAAGGGGTTATCCCTTAATTAAGCCCTGCTCTATTAAAAACTCCCTCGCTATTTCTCTAGCGTCTTTCTTTTCTACGTCATACTTGTAGTTGAGCTTTCTCATGGTGTCAGTGTCAATTTTATTCTCAAGCTTTTTGAGAACTTCCATGACTTCTGGATGCTTGTCTGCGAACTCTTTCGTAACGATTATTATGGCGTCGTAGGGAGGCAGAGCTCCTTTATCATCCTCCAATATTTTAAGATTGAATAAATCTACCCTTGCATCTGTTGTATAAGCTGTTATCGCGTCCACTTGGTCGTTTTTAATTGCTTCATACATCAAAGTTGGCTCCATTTGTTTTACATCTTCAAATGTGAAGCCGTAGACCTTCTTTATTTGCGGCAGTCCATCGGGCCTCGAAGCAAACTCTGGATCTGTTCCAAGCGTCATTTTGGAAGCGTATTCTTCAAGCTCACTTATCTTTGAAATTCCTTTTTCGTCTGCAAAGCTCTTTTTAACTGCTATTGCATAATCATCCCTAAAACCGAGCTTTACAGCAACTAAAACTCCATCCCTCTTAAGGAGCTCTTCTTTGCTCTTTTCATAAACTATATTAGGATCCCACTTCTCTAGAGGAGGAAGTTTAAGAATAACATTGTATGCTGTGCCAGTGTATTCAACATACATGTGGATCTGACCCTTCTTCAGGGCTTCATAGTTAACTAAAGTTCCTCCCAAGCCTTCTTTTACATCAACATCGTATCCCTCTTCTTCTAGGAGAAGAGCAATCATATGAGCTAGGATATACTGCTCATTAAAAGGCTTTGAACCGATTACAATGGTTTCTTTTTCTCCCCCACTTATGCATCCACTCAATACTATCATGGTTGCTAGAAAAAACAATAGTGGTATAACAAAAGTCTTTTTCAAGTTCGACCACCGACATAAGTTAGGTGTTAAAGATTTAAATAACTTTTTGCTAAACTAAAACCCCATATTTGCTTTACGTCTATCAATTTCACCACGACAAAATAATTTTAAAAACGTTCATTCATTTTCTAAAATTTCCAAAAAAGCTTATCTAATGCACGCTTTTTTATCAAATAGCATCCAAATCACGGCAATGCCCAATAGTGCACCTTTGGTAGGCGAAAGCTTTAAATGTTTTACATACGTAAAAGGATTTAGCAAATCGTAGGTGATGATTATGGCAGATGTCGAAGTCAAAAAGGAAGAATACCTTGTTATAGGAAAAACTGATGCCGTTGAGATAAGTGTTGACACATTTTTATGCAAGGGTTGCGGTATTTGTTTGGAACTCTGCCCAAGAACAGTTTTTGAATGGAGCCAAGAGCTTAGCGAAAAAGGTGTCCACTATCCTGTGGCTGTTAAAGCTGATAAGTGTGTTAAATGTAAGCTGTGCGAGCTTTTATGCCCTGACTTTGCAATAGCGGTTAAATGGTGATTTTAATGATAATACGTGGTGACGAGCCCGAACAGATTGAGCTCTTAAAAAAACTATATCCCAAGGGCAACTACTTCATGCAGGGCGATGAAGCCATAGCCTATGGCGCTCTTTTTGCTGGCTGTAGGTTCTATGCAGGTTATCCAATAACTCCCGCAAGCGAAATAGCAGAGACTATGGCGAGGGAGCTCCCAAAGGTGAAAGGTTACTACATCCAGATGGAGGATGAGATAGCGAGCATTGCTGCTGTTGTTGGTGCTTCATGGACAGGGTTAAAGAGTATGACCGCCACTTCCGGCCCCGGCTTCAGCTTAATGCAGGAAAATTTAGGCCTCGCAATAATGACTGAGACTCCTCTAGTTTTGGTGGATGTCCAGAGGAGCGGTCCATCAACAGGTCAGGCCACAAAAGGGGCCCAAGGAGATTTCTTCCAAGCAAGATGGGGAACTCATGGGGATCACCCAATAATAGCAATCTCACCTACGAGCGTTGAAGATAGCTTTTGGGAAACTATTAGGGCATTTAACTTGAGTGAAAAGTTTAGAATTCCTGTTGTCCTTTTGGCCGATGGGGTGATAGGACATACGAGGGAACAGATTAGACTTCCTGACCCAGAGGACGTCGAAATACTCTATAGAAAGCTTCCAAAGAATGAGGAAGAAGCTAAGTATCCTTTTGGTGATGTCCACGGCGATCTAATCCCACCGATGCCACTGTTTGGGAAGGGCTACTTCACACACGTCACAGGCTCAACACACAAAGAGACTGGCCTTAGAGATGTTTACACTCCTGAGGTTCACAACCGCTTAGTGAGAAGGCTGCACGATAAGATAGAGAAGCATAGGGCTGAGATAGAAAAGTGGGAGGAGTATTACACTGAGGATGCTGAGATTTTAGTGGTGAGCTGGGGAGTAAGTGCAAGACCTTCGCTTGGTGCCGTTCTCAAAGCGAGAGAGGAAGGCATTAATGTTGGTCTCTTCGTTCCAAAGACTATGCACCCGTTCCCAGAGAAGCGCATAAAAGAGCTTGGAAAGCAGGTTAGGGCCATTTTAGTGCCTGAGATGAACCTCGGTCAGATCATATTAGAAATTCAAAGATTTGTCAACGATGACGTTGTGCTAAAGGGTGTTAACAAGATTGGCGGTGTTCCATTAACGGTGCAAGAAATACTAAAAGAGATAAAGGAATTGAGCTCAGCCGAGCGTTCTCGTCACCGTTCGGCGGATTAGATATTCATCATAGCTCATGTGAGGTTTAGTCGTTGGGTATTTAAAGGTGATGCGTATGGAAAAAATTCACACCAAGTATGATATGGCCAAATATTTGAGAAAAGAAGCCCTTCCCACGGCTCTCTGTCCGGGTTGTGGTGGTGGGACTGTCTTAAACGCTTTTGCCAATGCAGTTGACCAGCTCAAAATTGATCCCAAGGACTTGGTAATGGTGAGCGGAATCGGCTGTTCAGCATGGATTGCCTCGCCATATTTCTTAGCTGATACTTTGCATACAACTCATGGAAGAGCAATAGCCTTTGCAACGGGCGTTAAAGTTGGTCTTCCCGATAAGAAGGTAGTGGTTATTAGTGGTGATGGTGATTTAGCGGGCATTGGAGGAAACCACCTCATCCATGCAGCAAGGAGGAACGTAGACATAACCGTAATTTTGGTGAACAACTTTATCTACGGTATGACCGGGGGTCAGGTGGGTCCGACTACACCCTTTGGTGCCAACACGACGACAAGTCCATACGGCAACATAGAGCACCCAATCAATATAAGCGAGACAATAGCTGCTGCTGGAGCTTCTTATGTCGCGAGGTGGACGACTTTTCATGTGTATCAGCTCATAGAGAGCATAAAGAAGGCTCTCCAGGTTAAAGGCTTCTCCCTTGTTGAGGTCGTCTCTCAGTGCCCCGTCCAGTTCGGAAGGAGGAATAGAATGAAAACTCCCGCTGAGATGCTTAGATGGTTCCAAAAGAACAGCGTACCGATAAGTAAGGCTAAAAATATGAGTCCAGAAGAGCTTGAAGGCAAAATAGTCATTGGCGAAATTATCAGCAGGGAGAGGCCAGAGTTCACAGAAGAGCTCAACAAAATCATCGAAAAGCTGGGGGGAGGAGAATGACCCAAATTAGGATTGCCGGTTTTGGCGGCCAAGGAGTTATACTAGCTGGTGTAATTTTGGGTGAAGCGGCCGCTATTGAGGGTCTAAACGTTATCCAAACGCAGGACTATGGCTCCCAAAGCAGAGGAGGGCACTCTGTAGCAGATGTCATCATTTCAAAGGAGCCTATTTACGATGTTATAGTCACGAAAGCCGATGTCCTTCTGGCAATGTCGCAAATTGGTTATAGGGGCACAAAAGAGAGTTTGAAAGATGAAGGTCTTTTGATAATCGACACGGACTTAGTGGAGCCGGACAGGGAGTTTATAGGTGCTCCTTTCACAAGGCTGGCTGAGGAAGAAGTTGGTTTGGCTTTGACAGTCAATATGGTGGCTTTAGGCTATTTAGTGGCTAAGACAGGGGTTGTGAAAAAAGAAAGTGTTGAAGAGGCTATAAAGAGAAGAGTCCCAAAGGGGACAGAAGAAGTTAACCTAAAAGCATTTAGAATTGGATATGAGGAGGGAGCAAAATGAAGTATCCATTTCCAGTTGGAGAGAGCGATTTTATACAAGGGGATGAGGCCATAGCGAGGGCAGCCATTTTGGCAGGATGCAGGTTTTACGCTGGATATCCAATTACCCCTGCAAGCGAGATATTTGAGGCAATGGCTCTCTACATGCCTCTCGTAGACGGTGTTTCAATACAAATAGAGGATGAAATTGGAAGTTTGGCAGCTGTGATTGGCGCTTCATGGGCAGGCGCTAAAGCAATGACTGCCACTTCTGGTCCAGGCTTTAGCTTGATGATGGAAAACCTTGGCTATGCAATTATGACCGAGACCCCATTGGTTTTGGTCGATGTCCAGAGGAGTGGCCCATCAACAGGACAGCCCACTTTAGCAGCTCAGGGCGATGTTATGCAGGCTATATGGGGCACTCACGGAGATCACAGTATAATTGTTTTAACCCCTGCAACGGTTCAGGAAGCCTTTGATATGACAATTAGGGCATTTAACTTGGCTGAAAAGTATAGGACTCCCGTTGTTTTGCTAACGGACGGTGAAGTTGGACACATGAGGGAGCGCGTCAACATACCAGATCCAGATGAGATTGAGCTCGTTTATAGGAAGCTTCCAAGGAATGAGGATGAAGCTAAATATCCTTTCAGAGACTGGGACAGCGACGGAATTCCACCAATGCCGGTCTTCGGCAAAGGCTATCACGCATATGTGACGGGGCTAACGCACGATGAGAGAGGAAGGCCCAAGACTGTTGAGGCGGAGATTCATGAGAAGCTCATTAACCGTATCATAGGCAAAATTGAGAAAAATAAGGATGATATCATCGAATATGAAACGTTCGGCCTTGAAGATGCTGAAGTAGCGATAGTGAGCTATGGAATTGTTGCCCGCTCTGCAATAAGGGCCGTTAAAATCCTCCGCAAAGAGGGGATTAAAGCTGGACTGTTAAAGCTCAACGTTGTTTGGCCTTTTGACTTTGAGATGATTGAGGATATAGCGGAGCAGGTGGGCAAGATATACGTGCCAGAAATGAACCTTGGACAGGTCTACCACCTTGTCAAAGAAGGAGCAAACGGTAAAGCAGAGGTTGAGCTAATTCCAAAGATAGGTGGGGAGATACACACACCCGATGATATAGTTAGAGCGGTGAGGTGATGCTCATGTATCTTAAGTCAAGCTATGATATTAGGGACAAATACTTAAGAAAGGATATGCTTCCCACAATATTTTGCCCGGGATGTGGTATAGGAGCGGTTCTCCAATACACCCTTAGGGCCATAGATGAATTGGGATGGAGCAAAGATGAAGTAGTGTGGGTGAGCGGAATCGGCTGCTCCGCGAGAGTTCCAGGCTTTGTTGATTTCGACGGATTGCACACGACTCACGGAAGGGCCTTAGCATTTGCCACGGGAATTAAGATGGCTAACCCTGATTTAAAGGTAATCGCGTTTATGGGCGATGGTGATGCTGCTGCGATAGGTGGAAACCACTTTATCCACGCAATAAGGCGTAACTTAGATGTTACGGTTATCTTAATAAACAACTTTACCTATGGAATGACCGGTGGACAGGTTGCTCCTACCGCTCTTAAGGGCTTAAAAGGAACCACCGCCCCATACGGCAACTTTGAGAATCCCTTTGACATTGCAAACCTTGCAGTCGCGGCCGGAGCCAACTATGTGGCAAGATGGAGCGTGTTTAACTACCTGCAAGGAATAAACAGCATAAAGAAGGCTTTGCAAAAGAAGGGCTTCTCATTGGTGGAGTTTCTAAGTCAGTGCCCGATAAGCTTTGGAAGAAGGAATAAGATGAAGACAGGTGCAGAGCTAATAAGGTGGTATCAAAAGATTACAGTGCCGATAAGTAAGGCTAAAAATATGAGTCCAGAAGAGCTTGAAGGCAAAATAGTCATTGGCGAATTCGTGGACAGGGACAGGCCAAGCTTAGATGAGGAGTATGAGCGTTATAAAAGGAGAGCGAAGGAGATAATGGGGTGGAAGGAATGAGGCAAGAAGTCTTAATAGGTGGCTTTGGAGGCCAAGGAGTTATACTAGCAAGTGTTATACTGGGAAGAGCCGCTTCCGTTTACGATGGGCTTTACGCAGTGCAGACACAAGCTTATGGCCCAGAATCAAGAGGAGGGGCTAGTAGAGCAGAAGTAGTCATAAGCGATGAACCTGTGGATTATCCAAAAGCTTTGAAGCCCAAATACATGGTTCTGCTCTCTCAAGAGGCCTACGACAAATATTTACCATTAGCTGCAGAAGGAGCGGTGGTTTTGGTTGAGGCTGATCTCGTTCCCCATAGGAACAAAGAGCTCGAGAAAAACCTCAAAGTTTACGCTTTGCCTTTCACGGAGATAGCTGAAGAAACAACTGGGCTAAGCTTAACTATGAACATCCTTGTTTTGGGCTTTTTGGCAAAGGTTACAGGCTTAGTTGAGCAGGATTCAATAGAGAAAGCGATTCTCGATGCTGTTCCAAAAGGAACGGAGCAAATAAACCTTAGGGCACTCCACAAGGGCTTTGAGCTTGGGGAGAAAGCTTTGAACGGGGACTTGTAATTTTTCATTTCTCCTTCCTTTCTGCGAAACTTTAATAACTTCTTCATTGCTATTTCTCAACGGTGAAATCGTGGAGCTGATTGGGATAACTTTCATTAGCAACGTGAGAGATGAAAAGGTAATGGGAAATGGGATTATTTTTAGAATTTATGAGAGAGTCGCTGAGTATTTAAATCTCAACGATATCTCTGAGGATACTCACCTAGTTCTCCTTCATAAGATATCCCTTGACCCAGTCTACTTAATTTCCATCCCGACTGAAAACGGCAAAGTTAAGGCATATTCTTTAAAGGCAGTCATTGACGCGCTGTACTCAAAGCTCCTCGAAGAGAGGGAGGATTTGGTTTGGAAGAGGGAGCAGAATCTTCAAGAAAAAGCAAAAAAGCTTGGAGAAAACGTCAATATCTACGATGAGCTCAAGAAGTTCAAGTTTAACAAGATTATTGGAATTGTTAGCTTTCCGCTCATAGACAGGAACCCCTACTTCGGCTACTATGAGAAGTTTTTGGGCATACATAAAAAAATTGGTGAGAAAGAAGTCATGGTGCTCTCAATAAAGCCGTTCTTTAGTGAGGATACCGATCTTTTGGTGGATAGAGTTGCCAAAGGTATACTTCACGAAATAGGCCACAGCTATGGCTTAGACCACTGCGAGAACAGTTGTATAATGCATCCTCCAAAGAACATCCAAGATTGGGATAGGAGGAGGCCTTACTTCTGTGCAGAATGCCTAGCGGAGCTGAAGAAAAATGCTGGGTGGATTTAAAATTAGCGTTATTATTCCCGCCTATAATGAAGCCAAGAGGATTGGGGGAGTTCTCTCGAGGATTCCTGACTTTGTGGATGAGGTTATTGTGGTCGATGATGGAAGTGGAGATGAGACGAGTGAAGTTGCGCGGAGCTTTGGTGTTAAAGTAATCCGCTTAAATGAAAACCAAGGCAAAGGCGCTGCTATGAGTGCTGGCATCGAAGAGGTATCGGGGGATATAGTGGTTTTTATGGATGCGGACGGCCAGCACAAACCTGAGGAGATTATTAAACTCCTAAAGCCAATTGTAGACGGAAAAGCTGACTTTGTAGTAGGCTCTAGAATGATAAAGACCCAAGGAAAGAGGCCATTTATAAGGAAGCTCAGCAATTTTCTGAGTACCGCGCTTATTAGACTTAAGCTCGGTGTAAATGTTAAGGACACTCAAAGCGGCTTTAGGGCAATAAAAAGGGAGTTTCTTCCTCAAATCGAGAGCAAGCGCTATGAGGTAGAAACCGAAGTGCTGATAAAAGCGGTAAAGAAGGGTGCAAGAGTAAAGGAAGTTCCTGTAGAGAGAATTTACGGCATTGAGACGGGGCACTTTAGGTTCGAAGATATCCTGCGGTTTTTATGGACTCTCTTAAAATATTAAAGGCTAAAGGCGCCTTCTCAAGACTAGAGGGACTAAAGCAATGGCTAAAATCATCACAGGCCCACATATGCCTTCTTCTGGAACTGTTGTGGTCGTTTCGAAGGGAGAAGATGTCGAGACTTCGCATTTTGCTAAACCAGCGTTTACAGTTTCTTCTGTCCAGTTAAGCCAAGCATAGACGTGCTTATCGAAGATGAACTCAGCCCAGTAGAAGTCGCTGTCCATGGCTTGAGAAAGGCCGTAAAGGGCTTTATAGTAAACTTCGTTTTTACTGCATTTTTCTTTATACTCCTGAATTAGTGTGTAAACTTTCTCATCACGCTTCCACATTGGTTCTTGAAGGTTTTTGCGCTCTCTTGTCCACTTGTCCCAAGAGCACAGCCAGGAAGTCGCTAGGGGGGTAACGTTTTGATAGGGCTTGAGCTTTAGTGTGGCTTCTCTAAACGTTACTGTTTTTAAGAGGCCTTTCTCTTGAGCTTCCTCTAAGTATTGAAGGAGAGCCTCAAAGTAGAATGCTGTTAAGGGAGGATTATTTGAGAAGATAATCCAATTTTCACCGTCAGCTGCTATCGTTACGACTTCGGCACTTGGATCTTTGCTTCTAACGCTCAAAATTTTCTCCACTATCTCTTTGGCTTTTT from Palaeococcus pacificus DY20341 includes:
- a CDS encoding glycosyltransferase family 2 protein; translation: MLGGFKISVIIPAYNEAKRIGGVLSRIPDFVDEVIVVDDGSGDETSEVARSFGVKVIRLNENQGKGAAMSAGIEEVSGDIVVFMDADGQHKPEEIIKLLKPIVDGKADFVVGSRMIKTQGKRPFIRKLSNFLSTALIRLKLGVNVKDTQSGFRAIKREFLPQIESKRYEVETEVLIKAVKKGARVKEVPVERIYGIETGHFRFEDILRFLWTLLKY
- a CDS encoding 2-oxoacid:ferredoxin oxidoreductase subunit gamma, yielding MRQEVLIGGFGGQGVILASVILGRAASVYDGLYAVQTQAYGPESRGGASRAEVVISDEPVDYPKALKPKYMVLLSQEAYDKYLPLAAEGAVVLVEADLVPHRNKELEKNLKVYALPFTEIAEETTGLSLTMNILVLGFLAKVTGLVEQDSIEKAILDAVPKGTEQINLRALHKGFELGEKALNGDL